One genomic region from Rhizobium rosettiformans encodes:
- a CDS encoding type II toxin-antitoxin system Phd/YefM family antitoxin: MKILVDVTEAAERLEELIELAFRGDEIVVCRDERPVAMLKPIAQKTDPFEKFLALTEEGRKNVPSGTTSDHSDFYDEHGLPK; encoded by the coding sequence GTGAAAATTCTCGTCGATGTAACGGAAGCGGCAGAACGGCTCGAGGAGTTGATTGAACTCGCATTCCGTGGCGATGAGATCGTAGTCTGCCGAGACGAGAGACCGGTCGCGATGCTCAAGCCGATCGCTCAGAAGACCGATCCTTTCGAGAAGTTCCTTGCTCTGACAGAGGAGGGCCGTAAAAACGTGCCGTCTGGCACAACCTCCGACCATTCCGATTTTTACGATGAACACGGCCTGCCCAAATGA
- the repC gene encoding plasmid replication protein RepC → MQRHSITTPFGRGSIKLAHVSRQFEAAQTKEGLTADKWKVFRDVCEARHSIGIPDRALTVLDALLSFYPQSDLSEEAGLIVFPSNAQLCLRAHGMADATLRRHLALLIDAGLISRKDSPNGKRYAHKSRDGRVEDAFGFSLAPLLARRDELAHLAQQVVNDRRRLQLAKEAITISRRDVRKLITAALEEGASGDWHSLEESYLQIVAQLPRSLTIEVAENCLQKLTVLHQEVSSLLEKQLNSQNMSGNGAENERHIQNSNTESIYELEPSSRKEQGESPRLELKAKREPIKAFPLAMVLKACPQIVDYGPGGAIGSWRELMQAAVVVRSMLGISPSAYQHACETMGPENAAAAVAAILERAGHINSAGGYLRDLTRRAARGEFSLGPMIMALMRANGEVRLATG, encoded by the coding sequence ATGCAGAGGCATTCCATAACCACGCCCTTTGGGCGGGGATCAATTAAACTCGCCCATGTGAGCCGGCAGTTCGAGGCAGCTCAGACCAAAGAGGGGCTGACTGCCGATAAGTGGAAGGTGTTTCGTGATGTTTGCGAAGCACGCCATTCTATCGGGATTCCGGATCGGGCTTTGACAGTTCTCGACGCCTTGTTGAGCTTTTATCCGCAAAGCGATTTGTCGGAAGAAGCCGGGCTGATCGTCTTTCCATCCAATGCGCAACTGTGCCTTCGCGCCCATGGGATGGCTGACGCAACGCTGAGACGGCACCTGGCGCTTCTGATCGATGCAGGTCTGATTTCGCGCAAGGACAGCCCAAACGGCAAACGCTACGCCCACAAGTCACGTGACGGGCGGGTCGAAGATGCATTCGGCTTTTCGCTGGCGCCGCTTCTTGCCCGCAGGGACGAGCTTGCACATCTTGCCCAGCAAGTGGTGAACGACCGCCGGCGTCTGCAACTGGCGAAAGAGGCCATCACGATCTCAAGACGAGATGTACGCAAGCTCATTACCGCAGCCTTGGAAGAAGGCGCTTCCGGCGATTGGCACTCGCTCGAGGAAAGCTATCTGCAGATTGTCGCCCAGCTTCCACGAAGCCTGACGATCGAGGTTGCCGAGAATTGCCTTCAAAAGCTGACCGTATTGCATCAGGAAGTGTCCAGCCTGTTGGAAAAGCAGCTTAATTCTCAAAATATGAGCGGCAATGGCGCCGAAAATGAGCGTCATATACAGAATTCAAATACCGAATCTATCTATGAACTTGAACCTAGCTCTAGAAAAGAGCAGGGCGAAAGCCCGAGGCTGGAGCTGAAAGCGAAGCGGGAACCGATAAAGGCGTTTCCTCTCGCCATGGTGCTGAAGGCTTGCCCACAGATTGTCGACTATGGGCCCGGCGGCGCGATTGGGTCGTGGCGCGAGCTGATGCAGGCCGCCGTGGTGGTTCGCTCGATGTTGGGGATCAGTCCGTCAGCCTATCAGCATGCCTGCGAAACCATGGGGCCGGAAAATGCAGCGGCAGCCGTTGCTGCCATCCTTGAGCGCGCAGGGCATATCAATTCGGCGGGCGGTTACCTTCGCGATCTGACCCGACGCGCAGCGCGGGGCGAATTCTCACTGGGGCCAATGATTATGGCTTTGATGCGGGCAAACGGGGAGGTGCGGTTGGCAACCGGTTAG
- a CDS encoding LrgB family protein produces the protein MNRSPIELWVYLSASPLLWLTLTLFTWILASELSKRLGRHPLVNPVLISILALSVMMITAEVPYERYFAGAQFIHFLLGPATVAIAVPLYRKWSEVRALLLPISVALLVGSIVAMASVIVLGHVFDLPRDILLSFLPKSATAGVAMAVSQSLGGDPSLTAVLVILTGIFGALIVTPFMNMMRIKDYAARGFAVGLTSHGIGTARAYEVNATAGLFAGIAMALNAVATSVLAPFAAQYLFP, from the coding sequence ATGAACCGATCACCGATTGAGCTCTGGGTCTACCTTTCAGCCTCCCCTCTGTTATGGCTCACATTGACCCTGTTTACCTGGATCTTGGCTTCCGAGCTTTCAAAAAGACTGGGACGGCATCCCCTGGTTAATCCAGTGCTCATCTCCATCCTTGCACTTTCCGTCATGATGATCACGGCCGAAGTGCCATATGAGCGTTACTTCGCGGGAGCCCAATTCATCCACTTCTTGCTAGGCCCAGCTACGGTGGCAATCGCCGTACCGTTGTATAGGAAATGGAGCGAAGTCAGGGCCTTACTGCTGCCGATCTCTGTGGCGCTCCTAGTCGGTTCAATAGTTGCTATGGCCTCTGTGATCGTGCTCGGCCACGTCTTTGACCTCCCGCGGGACATACTGCTGTCATTTCTTCCAAAATCGGCAACAGCCGGCGTGGCGATGGCGGTATCTCAGTCGCTCGGCGGCGATCCGTCGTTGACGGCCGTACTGGTCATTTTGACCGGGATCTTCGGCGCGCTGATCGTTACGCCTTTCATGAACATGATGCGAATAAAGGACTACGCCGCTCGTGGATTTGCCGTCGGACTGACGTCCCATGGGATTGGTACCGCTCGAGCTTACGAGGTGAACGCTACGGCCGGCTTGTTTGCCGGTATCGCCATGGCGCTCAACGCTGTGGCAACATCGGTCTTAGCTCCATTTGCGGCGCAATACCTTTTTCCTTGA
- the repA gene encoding plasmid partitioning protein RepA yields MNVRRAMQDTVTSFADIILEQGGEISSKLDMLRMEKFPPNAQKTLRLFPLAEVAQFVGVSPSYLKKLHLQGKGVEPSVTSTGRRYYTASQMDELRALLDRVPHRREGEKLQVLAVVNFKGGSGKTTTSAHLAQFLALSGYRVLAVDLDPQASLTALYGIQPELDEKPSFYEAIRYDDGRRSITEIIQPTNFPNLHIVPANLELQEYEYETPLAMQRKDSMDGKLFYTRIGKALAEVDDQYDVVVIDCPPQLGYLTLTALTAATSVLITVHPQMLDIMSMSQFLLMLGDILKSVEGAGVNVSLDWFRYLITRFEPMDVPQQQMVGFMQSMFAQQMMKNHMVKTTAVSDAGLTKQTLYEVERSQFTSATYDRAREAMDLVNGEVIELLEHSWGRRRG; encoded by the coding sequence ATGAATGTGAGACGCGCAATGCAGGATACGGTAACAAGCTTTGCCGATATCATCCTCGAGCAGGGTGGCGAGATCTCGTCCAAGCTTGATATGCTGCGCATGGAGAAATTTCCGCCCAATGCACAAAAGACGCTTCGGCTGTTTCCTTTGGCGGAAGTTGCCCAGTTCGTCGGAGTATCACCGAGCTACCTGAAGAAGCTGCATTTGCAGGGCAAGGGTGTGGAACCGTCGGTAACCTCGACGGGCAGGCGATACTACACGGCATCGCAGATGGATGAATTGCGTGCCCTTCTCGACCGCGTCCCGCACCGGCGTGAAGGCGAGAAGCTTCAGGTCCTGGCCGTTGTCAACTTCAAGGGTGGTTCCGGCAAGACCACGACGTCTGCACATCTTGCTCAGTTCCTGGCGTTGAGCGGCTACCGTGTGCTTGCCGTCGATCTCGACCCGCAGGCGTCGTTGACGGCGCTCTATGGAATCCAGCCCGAGCTGGACGAGAAGCCGTCATTTTACGAAGCCATCCGATATGATGACGGGCGCCGCTCGATTACCGAGATCATTCAGCCGACGAATTTTCCCAACCTGCATATCGTTCCGGCAAACCTGGAACTGCAGGAATACGAATACGAGACCCCGCTTGCCATGCAGCGCAAGGACTCGATGGATGGCAAGTTGTTTTATACGCGGATCGGCAAGGCGCTTGCTGAGGTCGATGATCAGTATGATGTGGTGGTCATCGACTGCCCTCCCCAGCTTGGCTATCTGACGCTCACCGCATTGACGGCTGCGACCTCCGTCCTGATTACCGTGCATCCTCAGATGCTCGACATCATGTCGATGTCGCAGTTCCTTCTGATGCTTGGCGATATCCTGAAGAGTGTGGAGGGAGCCGGTGTCAATGTCAGCCTCGACTGGTTCCGCTATCTGATTACGCGGTTTGAGCCCATGGACGTACCACAGCAGCAGATGGTGGGCTTCATGCAGTCGATGTTTGCCCAGCAGATGATGAAGAACCACATGGTCAAGACGACAGCTGTTTCCGATGCGGGCTTGACCAAACAGACGCTCTACGAGGTCGAGCGGTCCCAGTTTACATCAGCGACCTATGACCGTGCACGTGAAGCCATGGATCTGGTCAATGGTGAAGTTATCGAGCTTCTGGAACATTCTTGGGGGCGTCGTCGTGGGTGA
- a CDS encoding tyrosine-type recombinase/integrase has protein sequence MSAVDRRVQDLDTIAAVLPMERRDELAELLTDQDVETLRHLVNEGMGDNTLRALTSDLAYLQAWSLAAIGRSLSWPAPEALLLKFVAHHLWDPEKRLQNPDHGMPLDVEDKLRLQGLLRSTGPHAPDTVRRRLATWSTLTRWRGLDGCFSSPALRSAIRLAVRATPRPRKRKSAKAVTGDILSRLIATCKTSSLRDVRYRAILMVAFGSGGRRRSEIAGLRVEQLQPEEPIQVEGAPPLPSLSIQLGRTKTSGADNDEVVYLSGQPVDALNAWLAAANIDKGSVFRAIDRWGNISRRPLDPKAINDILKHRAQLAGLDPTEFSAHGLRSGYLTEAANRGIPLPEAMEQSRHRSVQQASEYYNHAQRRSGRASRLLS, from the coding sequence ATGAGTGCGGTTGATCGCCGCGTCCAGGATCTCGACACCATCGCCGCAGTCCTGCCGATGGAGCGCCGTGACGAACTGGCTGAGCTTCTGACCGACCAGGATGTCGAGACGCTGCGTCACCTGGTCAACGAGGGCATGGGCGATAATACCCTTCGAGCCCTCACCTCTGATCTTGCCTATCTACAGGCTTGGTCGCTGGCTGCGATAGGCCGCTCCCTTTCCTGGCCGGCACCCGAAGCCCTGCTTTTGAAGTTTGTGGCGCATCATCTTTGGGATCCAGAAAAACGTTTGCAGAATCCTGACCACGGGATGCCACTAGATGTCGAGGATAAGCTTCGGCTCCAGGGGCTACTGCGATCGACTGGACCTCATGCGCCTGACACTGTGCGCCGGCGCCTTGCCACCTGGTCGACGTTGACGAGATGGCGCGGGCTGGATGGCTGTTTCAGTTCCCCTGCCCTCAGGTCCGCAATCCGATTGGCCGTGCGTGCAACGCCGCGACCAAGGAAGCGGAAAAGCGCCAAGGCCGTTACCGGAGATATTTTGTCCAGGCTAATCGCAACCTGCAAGACAAGCAGCTTACGTGATGTAAGATACCGTGCGATCTTAATGGTCGCCTTTGGCTCCGGCGGCCGGCGCCGCAGCGAAATCGCGGGCCTTAGGGTCGAGCAGCTGCAGCCGGAAGAACCAATTCAGGTTGAGGGGGCCCCTCCCCTACCTTCCCTTTCTATTCAACTTGGACGCACGAAGACCAGCGGCGCAGATAACGACGAAGTCGTCTATCTCAGCGGGCAACCGGTCGATGCGCTTAACGCGTGGCTTGCCGCGGCGAATATCGACAAGGGCAGTGTCTTCAGGGCAATCGATCGCTGGGGCAATATTTCGCGCCGACCCTTGGATCCGAAGGCGATCAACGACATTCTAAAGCACCGGGCGCAACTGGCCGGGCTCGATCCGACAGAGTTTTCGGCGCATGGCCTGCGTTCTGGTTATCTGACTGAGGCGGCCAATCGTGGCATTCCTCTTCCCGAAGCCATGGAGCAATCGCGTCACCGATCCGTTCAGCAGGCTTCGGAATATTATAACCACGCACAGAGACGCAGCGGCCGTGCATCCCGCCTTCTAAGTTGA
- a CDS encoding HAD family hydrolase, protein MIKAVLFDMDGVLIDAKEWHYETLNDALAVFGLNISRTEHLAVYDGLPTRKKLELLSQVRELSPRLHNFLNALKQQMTYKVIVEKCRPVFHHEYALSRLKREGKRLVVCSNSVRSTVDTMMRQSNLLGHLDFYLSNQDVTKAKPDPEMYLTAIDRLGLSPEECLILEDNDHGIQAARASGAHVMIIGTVNDVTYERIASRIAEIEAVH, encoded by the coding sequence ATGATTAAGGCAGTCTTGTTCGATATGGATGGCGTCCTGATCGACGCCAAGGAATGGCATTACGAGACGTTGAACGACGCGCTCGCCGTCTTCGGGCTGAATATCAGCCGCACGGAGCATCTTGCTGTCTACGACGGCTTGCCGACGCGAAAGAAGCTCGAACTCCTCAGCCAGGTGCGAGAGCTGTCTCCGCGCCTGCATAACTTCCTCAATGCCCTCAAACAGCAGATGACCTACAAGGTCATCGTGGAAAAATGCCGCCCGGTCTTTCATCACGAATATGCGCTGAGCCGCCTGAAGCGCGAGGGTAAGCGTCTGGTGGTCTGTTCAAATTCCGTCCGTTCCACCGTCGACACGATGATGCGTCAGTCAAACCTGCTCGGCCATCTCGATTTCTATCTGTCGAATCAGGATGTGACCAAGGCGAAGCCCGATCCGGAAATGTATCTGACGGCGATCGACCGCCTCGGACTCTCGCCCGAGGAGTGCCTGATCCTTGAGGATAACGACCACGGCATCCAGGCGGCCCGGGCCTCTGGTGCCCATGTGATGATCATCGGCACCGTCAATGACGTCACCTATGAACGCATTGCGAGCCGGATCGCTGAAATTGAGGCTGTGCACTGA
- a CDS encoding TrbC/VirB2 family protein, translating into MASTTVAAFVVARSAHAGSGGGLPWEAPLEQIQQSITGPVAGFIALAAVAVAGGMLIFGGELNDFARRLMYVVLVAGILLGASQIVGLFGATGSTLATTSRPVAHSDLASARVTKQAARCLV; encoded by the coding sequence ATGGCATCGACCACGGTCGCCGCCTTCGTTGTGGCGCGCTCAGCGCATGCAGGCTCTGGCGGAGGCCTTCCCTGGGAGGCGCCGCTTGAACAGATCCAGCAATCGATTACCGGGCCTGTCGCAGGCTTCATCGCCCTTGCGGCGGTCGCTGTTGCCGGCGGCATGCTGATCTTTGGGGGCGAGCTGAACGATTTTGCCCGAAGGCTGATGTATGTCGTGCTCGTTGCCGGCATACTTCTAGGGGCAAGCCAGATCGTTGGCCTGTTTGGAGCCACGGGTTCCACACTTGCAACAACCTCAAGACCCGTCGCCCATAGCGATCTGGCGTCCGCCCGCGTCACCAAACAGGCCGCGAGGTGTTTGGTATGA
- a CDS encoding type II toxin-antitoxin system VapC family toxin — MKLLLDSHAVYWWTIGSARLSTSARSLIEDKRNAVLVSAVSFYELDNKMRLKKLDLKPQELRAAITSSGFQTLAISDVHAELAAAFDWEHRDPWDRILAAQTRLEHCALISTDIVFDAVLQERVW, encoded by the coding sequence GTGAAGCTTCTTCTCGATAGCCATGCGGTCTATTGGTGGACGATCGGGAGCGCGCGACTTTCAACAAGTGCACGCTCCCTCATCGAAGACAAGCGTAACGCCGTTCTCGTCAGCGCGGTCTCCTTCTACGAACTCGACAACAAGATGCGGCTGAAGAAGCTAGATCTCAAGCCGCAGGAATTGCGCGCCGCTATCACCTCCAGCGGCTTTCAGACTCTAGCCATCAGTGACGTGCATGCGGAACTTGCGGCGGCTTTCGACTGGGAGCATCGGGACCCATGGGACCGGATCCTTGCTGCGCAGACACGGCTCGAGCATTGCGCCTTGATCTCGACGGACATTGTGTTCGATGCCGTGCTGCAGGAGAGAGTCTGGTGA
- the trbB gene encoding P-type conjugative transfer ATPase TrbB, with amino-acid sequence MKALESRARMNRKLEEALGANLCRQLADPDVIEIMLNPDGTLFVERLAGGMEIVGSLDPARAEVVIGIVAHALDQEVNDIMPIVSGEIPLGRHRFEGLLPPAVGAPTFSIRRRAISQIPLEDYVRQETMSPGQFDRLLCAIKARQNILVCGGTGSGKTTLANAVLQEIHKCFPNDRIVLIEDTLEIDCPAKNAVTLRSSDSLAIDRLLKSTLRLRPDRIMVGEVRDGAALTLLKAWNTGHPGGFTTLHANNALGALRRLEQLVCEVSQMPMQHVIADAIDLIVSIKRSEGKRRIDEVVSVEGFDAGRYLLVDQQRS; translated from the coding sequence ATGAAAGCACTTGAAAGCCGCGCCCGAATGAATCGCAAGCTCGAAGAGGCGCTTGGCGCCAATCTTTGCCGACAGCTAGCTGACCCCGATGTCATCGAGATCATGCTCAATCCCGATGGCACTCTCTTCGTCGAGAGGCTGGCCGGCGGCATGGAGATTGTCGGCTCGCTTGATCCTGCGCGAGCAGAGGTCGTGATTGGGATTGTCGCCCATGCACTTGACCAGGAAGTCAACGACATCATGCCAATCGTGTCTGGCGAAATCCCGCTTGGCCGACATCGTTTTGAAGGTCTTTTGCCGCCGGCTGTGGGCGCTCCCACCTTTTCAATCAGGCGCCGTGCCATCAGCCAGATCCCGCTTGAGGACTATGTCAGGCAGGAGACGATGAGCCCCGGTCAGTTCGATCGTCTATTGTGCGCAATCAAGGCGCGACAAAACATTCTGGTTTGCGGTGGTACGGGGTCCGGCAAGACGACACTTGCCAATGCCGTGTTGCAGGAGATCCACAAGTGCTTCCCAAACGATCGCATCGTCCTGATCGAAGACACGCTCGAGATTGATTGCCCGGCCAAGAACGCCGTCACGCTGAGAAGCAGTGACAGCCTTGCTATCGACAGGTTGTTGAAAAGCACGCTTCGCCTGCGCCCGGATCGCATCATGGTGGGGGAGGTGAGGGATGGCGCCGCACTCACGCTTCTCAAGGCCTGGAATACGGGCCATCCCGGAGGCTTCACGACATTGCACGCAAACAACGCTTTGGGCGCTTTGCGCAGGCTGGAACAACTGGTCTGCGAAGTGAGCCAGATGCCCATGCAGCATGTCATTGCAGACGCGATTGACCTCATCGTGTCGATCAAGCGCTCAGAGGGAAAGCGCCGGATTGACGAGGTCGTCAGCGTCGAGGGCTTCGATGCGGGACGATACCTGCTTGTTGATCAACAAAGGAGCTGA
- a CDS encoding acyl-homoserine-lactone synthase: MQLVVIEDVLHPQSASLLQAMLHLRSKVFAERLNWQVESLDGQERDEFDDQAPTYILLVEGSHRVVGSVRLHQAARSSMLAQVFPMLLEGGRLRVHPQMIESSRFCIDKDLPQPHHGSGRHRLNVRSAQTSFSSLRTRTLFAGIVEWCLTNGFRELVTATDVRFERILRMAGWPMSRLGPATFINETESVAGSLEISKAVFERLRPEGYSSFVTLATRKRASS, encoded by the coding sequence ATGCAACTGGTCGTTATCGAAGATGTTCTGCATCCCCAATCCGCGTCACTCCTGCAAGCGATGCTGCATTTGCGTTCGAAGGTGTTTGCCGAGCGTCTCAACTGGCAAGTCGAAAGCCTGGACGGCCAGGAGCGCGATGAGTTTGACGATCAAGCGCCAACCTACATCCTGCTGGTCGAAGGCAGCCATCGGGTCGTCGGCAGTGTGAGGCTTCACCAGGCTGCGCGCTCCAGCATGCTTGCGCAAGTCTTTCCCATGCTGCTTGAGGGTGGGAGACTTCGAGTGCACCCGCAGATGATCGAGAGCTCGCGCTTCTGCATCGACAAGGATCTGCCACAACCGCACCATGGCAGTGGCCGCCACAGGCTCAATGTGCGGTCTGCCCAGACTTCATTTTCCAGTTTGAGAACAAGGACGCTCTTCGCCGGCATCGTCGAGTGGTGCCTGACGAACGGGTTCCGCGAACTGGTGACGGCCACGGATGTCAGGTTCGAGCGCATCCTGCGCATGGCAGGTTGGCCGATGAGCCGGCTCGGCCCCGCCACCTTCATCAACGAGACTGAAAGTGTTGCTGGTTCGCTTGAGATTTCGAAGGCGGTTTTCGAAAGGCTGCGGCCTGAAGGCTATTCGTCTTTCGTCACGCTGGCCACACGAAAAAGGGCTTCCTCATGA
- a CDS encoding RHE_PE00001 family protein: MSYDLTKLPIRSLLRPISEAAVALARLDERIARSPVGKGFLERSHFLDAHASLWVDGELVHLEDLVLHDALRDIRAPTHELTIARDILKTRRRIAAHPRAWALSGPGLASLRGRAWPAASWGEDGEGVPDGNVEPTRAPAGVGEVEDEVEDGLGDAFAAIDAVIARSEAAIEEAKKPGRVKDAPEKDPFVYDLDWDEDERLAEWQAVLARAQDLPPVLQAIVALDAWNEISVLQHAPWLGRLLAASVLREGGVTTSGHLAAINLGLKAIPVDRRRHRDRETRLLAISRALTIAAETGLKEYDRLVLARQMMMRKLEGRRTSSRLPELVELVMARPLISAGMVAKTLEVTPQGARRIVQELGLREMTGRGRFRAWGIF; the protein is encoded by the coding sequence ATGTCTTACGATCTCACGAAATTGCCCATCCGGAGCCTGCTGAGGCCGATCTCCGAGGCCGCCGTCGCGCTTGCCCGTCTCGACGAGCGCATTGCCCGCTCTCCCGTCGGTAAGGGCTTTCTCGAGCGCTCGCATTTCCTCGACGCGCATGCCTCGCTCTGGGTCGACGGTGAACTCGTTCATCTCGAAGACCTCGTCCTGCATGACGCGCTCCGGGACATCCGTGCTCCCACCCATGAACTCACCATTGCCCGCGACATCCTGAAAACCCGCCGACGTATCGCCGCTCATCCCCGGGCCTGGGCGCTCTCAGGTCCCGGCCTCGCCTCCCTCCGCGGGCGGGCGTGGCCCGCGGCATCATGGGGTGAGGACGGGGAGGGGGTGCCGGATGGGAATGTCGAGCCGACCCGTGCTCCGGCCGGGGTGGGGGAGGTGGAGGATGAAGTTGAAGACGGTCTGGGTGACGCGTTTGCCGCGATCGATGCGGTAATTGCCCGCTCGGAGGCGGCTATTGAAGAGGCGAAGAAGCCGGGCCGTGTCAAAGACGCTCCGGAAAAGGATCCGTTCGTTTACGACCTCGACTGGGATGAGGACGAGCGGCTGGCGGAGTGGCAGGCCGTGCTGGCTCGCGCCCAGGATCTGCCACCGGTCCTTCAGGCGATCGTCGCCCTCGATGCGTGGAATGAGATCTCCGTCCTGCAGCATGCGCCTTGGCTTGGTCGGCTGCTTGCCGCCTCGGTCCTGCGCGAGGGTGGCGTTACCACAAGCGGGCATCTCGCGGCGATCAATCTCGGGCTGAAAGCCATCCCCGTCGATCGGCGCCGGCATCGTGATCGCGAGACGCGGTTGCTGGCGATATCAAGGGCGCTGACGATTGCCGCCGAGACGGGGCTGAAGGAGTATGATCGGCTGGTGCTGGCGCGGCAGATGATGATGCGCAAACTCGAAGGACGGCGGACGTCGTCCAGGCTGCCGGAGCTGGTCGAGCTCGTCATGGCGCGGCCGTTAATCTCGGCCGGGATGGTGGCGAAGACGCTTGAGGTGACGCCGCAAGGCGCGCGGCGGATCGTTCAGGAGCTTGGGTTGAGGGAGATGACGGGCAGGGGGAGGTTTCGGGCCTGGGGCATATTTTGA
- a CDS encoding type II toxin-antitoxin system Phd/YefM family antitoxin — protein MPQTHYKISEARKNFAEVLDRANQGEEIIIMRGNEIYARIGPADPAGKRPFGLLARRGLPDDLFDEYDPEQTAIDAGDRNDDVGIFQGEAVNGDKRS, from the coding sequence ATGCCCCAGACGCACTACAAGATCAGCGAGGCACGCAAGAACTTCGCCGAGGTTCTAGATCGCGCCAATCAGGGCGAAGAGATCATCATCATGCGCGGCAACGAGATCTATGCCCGCATCGGTCCGGCTGATCCCGCCGGTAAGAGACCTTTCGGACTGTTGGCGCGGCGGGGTTTGCCGGACGACCTGTTTGACGAGTATGATCCTGAGCAGACGGCAATCGACGCCGGCGACCGGAACGACGACGTCGGAATCTTCCAAGGCGAAGCGGTCAACGGGGACAAGCGCTCGTGA
- the repB gene encoding plasmid partitioning protein RepB, with the protein MARKDIFANITSTEGPRVERRATPGYANKGASRSMISSLSELAEKAAMVDQTLSGEVVVELDPVLVDDSFVSDRMGEDEVAFQELVEAIRERGQNTPVLVRPHPDAKDRYQIVFGHRRVRAARLLNRPVKAVVKTVSDTDHVIAQGQENSARENLSFIERASFAHHLQEIGHDRRTIQLALSVDGALLTRMLSVTSRVPLEVIQAIGSAKGIGRDRWLDLAQTVERPDLRRVAQASVVGEGFADLPSEARFERLVQDLRNARKPEKKTRPTGNWQSGDAAVSAEFKGAGKSYSISLKSREAVSFGRFITENLERLHAEFRAQSKS; encoded by the coding sequence ATGGCGCGTAAGGACATCTTTGCCAATATCACCTCGACGGAAGGGCCACGAGTGGAGCGTCGGGCAACACCGGGCTATGCGAACAAGGGCGCCTCACGGTCGATGATCAGCTCGCTCAGCGAGCTCGCTGAAAAAGCGGCGATGGTGGATCAAACGCTGTCTGGTGAAGTGGTTGTCGAACTGGACCCAGTGCTGGTTGATGATTCCTTCGTCTCGGATCGCATGGGCGAAGACGAAGTGGCCTTTCAGGAGCTTGTCGAAGCCATCCGGGAACGCGGTCAAAATACACCCGTTTTGGTCCGCCCTCACCCCGACGCCAAGGACCGGTATCAGATCGTCTTCGGGCACCGACGCGTGCGTGCCGCCCGTCTGCTGAACCGTCCAGTCAAGGCGGTGGTCAAGACAGTGTCGGATACCGATCATGTCATCGCTCAGGGGCAGGAAAACTCCGCTCGGGAAAACCTCTCCTTCATTGAGCGTGCGAGTTTTGCCCACCACTTGCAAGAGATCGGGCATGACCGACGCACAATCCAGCTTGCTCTGTCCGTTGATGGCGCGCTTTTAACCCGCATGTTGTCCGTCACAAGCAGAGTGCCGCTTGAGGTGATCCAGGCGATCGGCTCGGCCAAGGGCATTGGTCGTGACCGTTGGCTTGATCTTGCTCAGACCGTTGAACGTCCGGATCTTCGCCGTGTGGCGCAGGCATCCGTTGTCGGGGAAGGTTTTGCCGATCTGCCATCCGAGGCGCGCTTCGAACGTCTCGTTCAGGATCTGCGCAATGCGCGCAAGCCAGAGAAAAAAACGCGCCCGACAGGCAATTGGCAGTCGGGAGATGCGGCAGTGAGCGCCGAGTTCAAAGGTGCGGGCAAAAGTTACTCGATTTCCCTGAAGTCGCGGGAAGCCGTCAGTTTCGGTCGTTTCATTACCGAAAATCTGGAACGGCTTCATGCCGAGTTCAGAGCCCAGTCAAAGTCGTAA
- a CDS encoding CidA/LrgA family protein, whose product MLRGLAVLLLFQLVGESLVFLLGVSIPGPVAGLVLLFAALPVLDRLWTREAPNIDGAAESLLSNLGLFFVPAGVGVVALANILSAQVWALSAMLILSAVITLMLTVWAFIMVRKLISVGRRS is encoded by the coding sequence ATGCTTCGTGGACTTGCCGTCCTTCTGCTGTTCCAGTTGGTGGGCGAGAGCCTTGTGTTCTTGCTGGGAGTATCCATACCTGGTCCCGTGGCAGGGCTTGTGCTCTTGTTTGCAGCCCTTCCAGTACTGGATCGCCTCTGGACGCGGGAAGCACCGAATATCGATGGGGCCGCCGAATCCCTCCTATCAAATCTGGGGCTGTTTTTTGTACCGGCAGGTGTCGGCGTCGTAGCCCTGGCCAACATCCTGAGTGCTCAAGTGTGGGCGCTCAGTGCCATGCTCATTCTATCTGCGGTTATCACCTTGATGCTCACGGTTTGGGCATTCATCATGGTCAGAAAGCTGATTTCCGTAGGGCGTCGGTCATGA